A stretch of Physeter macrocephalus isolate SW-GA chromosome 8, ASM283717v5, whole genome shotgun sequence DNA encodes these proteins:
- the LOC102991443 gene encoding diphosphoinositol polyphosphate phosphohydrolase 2-like — MKFKPYQTRTYDSEGFKKRAACLCFRSEQEDEVLLVSRSGYPDQWIVPGEGMEPEEEPGGIAVREVYEEAGIKGKLGRFLGIFENQDRKHRTYVYVLTVTEILEAWEDSVNIGRKREWFKVGDAIKVLQCHKPVHAEYLEKLKLGCSPANGNSTVPSLPGSNTLFVTAAQTSGLQSSVRQRELEGPLPPCGISWAEALLSLANI; from the coding sequence ATGAAGTTCAAGCCCTACCAGACGCGGACCTATGACAGCGAGGGCTTCAAGAAGCGGGCTGCgtgcctgtgcttccggagcgaGCAGGAGGACGAGGTGCTGTTGGTGAGCCGCAGTGGGTACCCAGACCAATGGATTGTCCCAGGAGAAGGAATGGAGCCCGAGGAGGAGCCTGGCGGTATTGCCGTGAGAGAGGTTTATGAAGAGGCTGGAATCAAAGGAAAATTGGGCAGATTCCTGGGCATATTTGAGAACCAAGACCGAAAGCACAGAACATATGTTTATGTTCTTACTGTCACTGAAATACTAGAAGCCTGGGAAGATTCTGTTAAtataggaagaaagagagagtggTTCAAAGTAGGAGATGCCATCAAAGTTCTCCAGTGTCATAAGCCCGTACATGCCGAGTATCTGGAAAAACTAAAGCTGGGTTGTTCTCCAGCCAATGGAAATTCCACAGTCCCTTCCCTTCCAGGTAGCAACACCCTGTTTGTAACTGCTGCACAGACCTCTGGGCTGCAGTCTAGTGTAAGACAGAGAGAGCTGGAAGGACCTCTTCCACCATGTGGAATCTCATGGGCAGAGGCTTTATTATCCTTGGCAAACATCTGA